From Solibaculum mannosilyticum:
CGGCGGATTGGCCGCTCAGATGCTGGGGATTCCGTATGTCGCCAATATCACGGGGTTGGGGAGTGCAGTGGAAAATCCCGGTTTGGTGCAAAAGGTGACGGTCGGACTTTATCACTTGGCATTCCGAAAAGTGGATTGTGTGTTCTTCCAGAATGAAGAAAACCGTCAATTCTTTGAACGCCGTGGCGTTGCTTTGGGAAAACACAAGATGCTTCCTGGATCGGGAGTCAATTTGGAACAGTTCAAAGTGATCAATTACCCCTCGGACAACACCATCGAATTTCTGTTTATCGCCCGTGTCATGCGTGAAAAGGGGATTGACGAGTATTTGGAGACGGCGAAAACCATCCGGAAGAAATATCCCCATACCCGGTTCCATGTCCTCGGTTTCTGCGAGGAGGAGTACGAGCGTAAGCTGAAGGGCTTGCAGGAACAGGGAGTCGTTGAGTACCACGGGATGCAAAGGGACATCCGACCCTTTGTGGGAAAAAGCCATTGTACCATTCACCCGTCCTATTATCCGGAGGGTATGTCCAACGCCTGTTTGGAGAGCAAGGCATGCGGACGTCCGGTTATCACTACCACCCGCAGCGGCTGCCGTGAGACGGTGGACGATGGTCAGACGGGTTTCCTCTTTGAAGCTAAAAAGACCGACCAATTGATTGATCGGGTGGAGTACTTCATTCAGATGTCCAACAGAGATCGGGAACGCATGGGACTCAATGCACGGCGTAAAGTAGAACGGCAATTTGACCGCCGTATTGTAGTCAACCGGTACATGGAGGAAATCGAACAGCTCATCGGCTGATGTCGGTTTTGTCCATAAGGCCTTTCCTTCAATAGAAAGGGGCGGCCTAACATCCGCCCCAAAAATGAAAACAGAAAAAGAAAGATTTTATAATATCGAAAAATAAATAAAAATAATCAATTAAAAGAGATGCCTTTTCCCAGCGAAAGGGCATCTCTTTTTTATCATATCATCATGAATTAGAATGGGATTTCATACTGAGCATGGCATCCCAAATCTTGCGGGATACATCGTATTTAGAGAGAAGAGGTAATTTCTCCACACCCTGATCCGAGATAAGGGTAATGATGTTGGTATCCACGCCAAAACCGGCGCCTTCTTCCCGGAGGCTATTGGCACACATCAAGTCAGCATTTTTCTTTTTGCGCTTTTCTTGCGAGTGATCCAGAAGATCCTGTGTCTCCATGGAGAAACCACAGATCAATTGTCCCGGCTTTTTGGAAAGACCCACTGTCTGTAAAATATCAGGGGTCCGGGTAAGCTCCAAAACAGAATGGTCAGAAGTCTTTTTGATTTTCTGTTGGGATACGGTAGCCGGACGATAATCAGCTACAGCGGCAGCAAAGGCGAGCATGTCCTGCTGATGGCTTACAGCGGTGACGGCATCAAACATATCCTGAGCGCTCTCCACATGGATTACGTCCACAAAAGGCGGGTCGGGCAATTGATCGGATCCCGTTACCAAAGTGACATGGGCGCCGCGACGGGCGGCATTAACGGCCAATTCATATCCCATCTTCCCGGAGGAATGGTTGGTCAGATACCGCACAGGGTCCAGAGATTCCCGAGTAGGGCCGGCTGTGACCAGGACATTGAAACCGGTCATATCCTTTTGCTCCGCCAGGTAGAAAAGCATGTATTGGAGGAGGTATTCCGGTTCCGGCATTTTTCCAGCTCCGGTATCGCCGCAAGCCAGATGTCCGTAAGCCGGCTGAATAACAGTCCATCCATAGTGCTCCAGGGTCTTGAGATTATCCTGAGTGGCTGGATTTTCAAACATAGCGGTATTCATGGCTGGGGCAATCAGTTTTTTACAGCGGCAGGCGAGCAATGTACTGGTCAACATATCGTCGGCCAATCCATGGCTCAGTTTGGCGATGGTGTTGGCCGAAGCGGGAGCTACTAAGACGGCATCGGCCATCTGAGCCAATTTAATGTGGGGGACGCGGAATTCGGTATCACGATCGAATGTATTGGTAAAGCATCTCTGGCCGGATACTCCTTCAAAGGTGATGGGGGATACAAACTGCATGGCATTCTTCGTTAGGATGGGGTGGACAACAGCGCCCTGTTTTGTCAACAGACTGGCCAAAGCGGCGGCTTTGTAGGCGGCGATACCACCGCAGACACCCAATAAGATGTGTTTTCCCGACAACAACAAAGGGATCACCTCCAAAAATCTGAACTCATTTTATTATAAAGACATTGGCAAAGGATTGCAAGAAGTGGATAATAAGTCCGGTAGAGTAAAAAGCAATTTACCAAAATTTGTATTTCTTATTGATTTAAAGGGGGAAAATAAGGTATAATAATAAGCACAAATTTGCGCTGTATCCCGTATCTGACGGGAACAGCAGCAGGAGGTAATCAAAATGAATCCATCGACCACCACATCCAAGTACCGGGATTTCGTGTTGTTGGCCCTTTTTGTGGCCATCACCTTTGTCCTGGGAATGACGCCTTTGGGCATGATCCCTCTTGGCTTGATCAAAGCCACTTGTGTACATGTACCAGTCATTTTGGGAAGCGTGCTGCTGGGTCCCAAAAAGGGAGCGGTACTGGGTACCACATTTGGTCTCGTCAGCCTGATTTCCAACACCACGACGCCGGCGGTTTTATCCTTTGCGTTTTCCCCGTTTATCCCTGTGCCGGGGCAGGCGACAGGTTCCCTGTGGGCGCTCGTCATCTGTTTTGTACCCCGCATTCTGGTGGGGATCGTGCCGGGCCTTGTATTCCAGGGCATCCAAAAGATGAGAAAAGGAAAAAATACTTTGGCACTTGCTGCGGCAGGTGTAGTAGGTGCGATTCTCAATACAGTGCTGGTCATGGGCCTGATGTATATCTTATTCCAGGACGCCTATGCAGCGGCCAAAGGGATTGAGACAACCATGGTACTGGCCGGTATTTTAGGGGTTGTCGGCACCAACGGCGTGGCAGAGACGGTGGTGGCCGCCGTACTGGTGACAGCCATTGGAAAAGGGATCCTGGCTGCAACAAAACGGGGATGATAGAGAAAGGGGAAAACGGTGATGATTCTTGCCATTGATGTGGGAAATACCAACATTGTGATGGGCTGCATTGAGGATGGAGAAATCCGAATGACGGCTCGCATCGCCACCAATCGGTTAAAAACAGGCGATGAATATACTCTAATTCTTCACGAGCTTCTCAAGATGCGGGGCATTGACGGGTCCGCATTGGAGGGGGGCATTGTGTCGTCTGTGGTGCCGGGGCTGTCCCAGGCCATGAAACACGCGGTGGAGAATGTGACAGGTAAAAGTCCTCTGATGGTGGGGGCCGGACTTAAAACCGGCCTGAATATTGTGATGGATCACCCAGGTCAGCTGGGCGGGGATCTGGTGGTGGATGCTGTAGCTGCATGCCACCAGTATGAGCCGCCCATAGCCATCTTTGATATGGGAACAGCCACTACCATGAGCATCATCGACGAACAAAAACGTTACATCGGTGGAATGATTATCCCGGGCGCTTCCCTTTCGCTGGAAGCATTGGCCAGCCGGACAAGTCAGTTGCCCCACGTGGGAGTGGAGGCTCCACGTACCTTGATCGGCACCAATACGGTGGATTGTATGCGGGCGGGGATTGTATACTCCACCGCCGCCATGATCGACGGATTGATCCAGCGCGTCAATGAAGAGCTGTCCAAGCCTGTGACAGCAGTGGCTACAGGTGGATTGGCGGAGATGTTCGTCCCTTATTGCAAGGAGAAGGTCATTTATAACCGCAACCTGCTGTTGGATGGACTGTGGATTTTGTATCAGAAAAACAAAAAGGAAAAACGATAATCTTTCCGGAAACATAAGAAAGCGGATCAGGGAGAAAGGAGGGGACCAAATGAAGAAAAGGGTATTTTTGTTGGGCGGAGCGTTTGTGATGGTATCGGTACTTGCCTTTTTAGCGGGACGAGCTTCAAAAGGAAAGGGGCCCTTGGCATCGCTGATTTTAAAGGATGTTTCTTGCAAATATACCAGTCCCAAAACAATGAAGAGAACCTCTGTACAGGACTTCTCAAAAGGCTCCTCTCTTTTTCAGGATGCCCCTTCTGAGATCCACAATGACATGTCTGAAAAAATTCCCTCAAAACAACCGGCATTGGTTTCACAATCAGTGCAAGCAGCGGATGAAGCGGAGCGAGACAAACCGTTAGGACTTGAGGAACAGAGTGAGGCTATAGATGAGATCAAGTCACAGCCGGAAAGGGAAGAGGAGCCGGAAGAAATGGTTTTAACACCGCCGGCACCGTATATTCTCAGCACCAACACGCGGAAATTTCACCGTCCTACCTGCCGGGAAGTCAAAAAAATCCGGCCCCAGCATTATGCCGCCGCTTACTCACGCAAAGAAGCCATGGGTATGAACTGTTCCCCTTGCCAAAGATGTAAACCGTAAACGATGCATTGATAAAGGAAAATCCCCGTTTCTTATCTTAAAAGATAGAAAACGGGGATTTGATTTTTTTGTATAGGAAACCTGAACTGAATTAGCGTTCAGCAATGGGAATGTAATCCCGACGAGGCGCCACATTTTTGTAAGACGGGCGGATGATTTTACCTGCATTGATCAATTCCTCAATGCGGTGAGCGCTCCAACCGGAGATACGGGAAATAGCAAAGATGGGGGTATACAGTTCCAGCGGCAGATTGAGCATGCTGTAGACAAAACCGCTGTAGAAATCGATGTTGGCGCTGACGCCTTTGTAAATCTTACGTTCTTCGGAGATGATCTGAGGAGCCAGACGTTCCACTGTGGAATACAGCTGGAATTCATCTGTCAATCCCTTTTCTTCCGAGAGGCTCTTGACGAACTTCTTAAAGATGTTGGCTCTGGGATCGGACAACGAATACACTGCATGCCCCATACCGTAGATCAGGCCGGCTTTATCGAAGGCTTGCTTGTGAAGAAGCTTTTTAAGATAATCGGCTACAGCATCTTCATCTGTCCAATCAGACAGATTTTTCTTCATATCTTCAAACATCTGGACAACCTTAATGTTGGCGCCGCCGTGTTTGGGCCCCTTTAAAGAACCAAGCGATGCAGCGATGACCGAGTAAGTATCGGTGCCGGAGGAAGAAACCACATGCGTGGTAAAGGTGGAATTGTTACCGCCGCCGTGTTCGGCATGTAGCACCAGCGCCAGATCCAAAATACGGGCTTCCAGCTCGGTGTATTTCTCATCCGGACGGAGGATACGCAAGATATTTTCCGCAGTGGAAAGCTCCGGCAGGGGATTGTGAATAAACAGGCTCTTGCCATCGTGATAATGGCTGTAGGCCTGGTATCCATACACCGACAGCAGCGGGAACAAAGCGATAAGCTGCAAGCACTGGCGCAGCACATTGGGGATGCTGATATCATTGGCATTTGTGTCGTAAGAATACAAGGTAAGTACACTGCGAGCCAAGGTATTCATCATATCCGGCGACGGGGCTTTCATGATGATATCCCGCACAAAACTGGTGGGAAGGGAACGATAGTTGGCCAAGATCTGAGTAAAATGATCCAATTGATCTTTGTTGGGAAGATCGCCGAACAGAAGCAAATAAGTGGCTTCCTCAAAGCCGAAACGTTTTTCCCGAATAAAGCCGCCCACAATCTCTTCGATGTCGATACCGCGGTAATAGAGTTTTCCCTCGCAGGGGACGGTTTCACCATCTACAACTTCACTGGACTTAATTTCCGAAATCTCAGTCAGGCCGGTCAAGACGCCTTTGCCGTTGAGATCGCGGAGTCCTCGATTGACTTTGTATTTTGTGTACAAGGAGGGATCGATGGCGCTATTATCCAAACACAACTGAGTCAACTCACGGATTTGGGGTGTGATTTCAGAAAAATTTACATTGGACGGATTCAACATGTGACATCACTCTC
This genomic window contains:
- a CDS encoding type III pantothenate kinase, which codes for MILAIDVGNTNIVMGCIEDGEIRMTARIATNRLKTGDEYTLILHELLKMRGIDGSALEGGIVSSVVPGLSQAMKHAVENVTGKSPLMVGAGLKTGLNIVMDHPGQLGGDLVVDAVAACHQYEPPIAIFDMGTATTMSIIDEQKRYIGGMIIPGASLSLEALASRTSQLPHVGVEAPRTLIGTNTVDCMRAGIVYSTAAMIDGLIQRVNEELSKPVTAVATGGLAEMFVPYCKEKVIYNRNLLLDGLWILYQKNKKEKR
- a CDS encoding glycosyltransferase family 4 protein, which encodes MMKKVLLIGNSDLSIYNFRRELVERLLQEGYEVHIAVPYGKKIDQLKAMGCYFVDIPVDRRGTNPVKDLALLKKYIQCMRKIRPDIVLTYTIKPNIYGGLAAQMLGIPYVANITGLGSAVENPGLVQKVTVGLYHLAFRKVDCVFFQNEENRQFFERRGVALGKHKMLPGSGVNLEQFKVINYPSDNTIEFLFIARVMREKGIDEYLETAKTIRKKYPHTRFHVLGFCEEEYERKLKGLQEQGVVEYHGMQRDIRPFVGKSHCTIHPSYYPEGMSNACLESKACGRPVITTTRSGCRETVDDGQTGFLFEAKKTDQLIDRVEYFIQMSNRDRERMGLNARRKVERQFDRRIVVNRYMEEIEQLIG
- the coaBC gene encoding bifunctional phosphopantothenoylcysteine decarboxylase/phosphopantothenate--cysteine ligase CoaBC; amino-acid sequence: MLSGKHILLGVCGGIAAYKAAALASLLTKQGAVVHPILTKNAMQFVSPITFEGVSGQRCFTNTFDRDTEFRVPHIKLAQMADAVLVAPASANTIAKLSHGLADDMLTSTLLACRCKKLIAPAMNTAMFENPATQDNLKTLEHYGWTVIQPAYGHLACGDTGAGKMPEPEYLLQYMLFYLAEQKDMTGFNVLVTAGPTRESLDPVRYLTNHSSGKMGYELAVNAARRGAHVTLVTGSDQLPDPPFVDVIHVESAQDMFDAVTAVSHQQDMLAFAAAVADYRPATVSQQKIKKTSDHSVLELTRTPDILQTVGLSKKPGQLICGFSMETQDLLDHSQEKRKKKNADLMCANSLREEGAGFGVDTNIITLISDQGVEKLPLLSKYDVSRKIWDAMLSMKSHSNS
- a CDS encoding citrate/2-methylcitrate synthase, which produces MLNPSNVNFSEITPQIRELTQLCLDNSAIDPSLYTKYKVNRGLRDLNGKGVLTGLTEISEIKSSEVVDGETVPCEGKLYYRGIDIEEIVGGFIREKRFGFEEATYLLLFGDLPNKDQLDHFTQILANYRSLPTSFVRDIIMKAPSPDMMNTLARSVLTLYSYDTNANDISIPNVLRQCLQLIALFPLLSVYGYQAYSHYHDGKSLFIHNPLPELSTAENILRILRPDEKYTELEARILDLALVLHAEHGGGNNSTFTTHVVSSSGTDTYSVIAASLGSLKGPKHGGANIKVVQMFEDMKKNLSDWTDEDAVADYLKKLLHKQAFDKAGLIYGMGHAVYSLSDPRANIFKKFVKSLSEEKGLTDEFQLYSTVERLAPQIISEERKIYKGVSANIDFYSGFVYSMLNLPLELYTPIFAISRISGWSAHRIEELINAGKIIRPSYKNVAPRRDYIPIAER
- a CDS encoding ECF transporter S component, translated to MNPSTTTSKYRDFVLLALFVAITFVLGMTPLGMIPLGLIKATCVHVPVILGSVLLGPKKGAVLGTTFGLVSLISNTTTPAVLSFAFSPFIPVPGQATGSLWALVICFVPRILVGIVPGLVFQGIQKMRKGKNTLALAAAGVVGAILNTVLVMGLMYILFQDAYAAAKGIETTMVLAGILGVVGTNGVAETVVAAVLVTAIGKGILAATKRG